The Bos javanicus breed banteng chromosome 11, ARS-OSU_banteng_1.0, whole genome shotgun sequence genome includes a window with the following:
- the POLE4 gene encoding DNA polymerase epsilon subunit 4: MAAAAPGSGASREEEGTGGDAATPQPPAPTSAPGARLSRLPLARVKALVKADPDVTLAGQEAIFILARAAELFVETIAKDAYCCAQQGKRKTLQRRDLDNAIEAVDEFAFLEGTLD; the protein is encoded by the exons atggcggcggcggcgcctgGAAGCGGGGCTTCCCGGGAGGAGGAGGGCACCGGTGGGGACGCAGCCACTCCGCAGCCCCCAGCCCCGACGAGTGCGCCCGGAGCTCGTCTCTCGAGGCTGCCTCTGGCGCGAGTCAAGGCCTTGGTGAAGGCGGACCCCGACGTGACTCTCGCGGGACAGGAAGCCATCTTCATTCTGGCACGCGCCGCG GAACTGTTTGTGGAAACCATTGCAAAAGATGCCTACTGTTGTGCTCAACAAGGGAAGAGGAAAACTCTTCAGCGGAGAGATTTGG ATAATGCAATAGAAGCTGTGGATGAATTTGCTTTTCTGGAAG